The Methanococcoides methylutens MM1 genome has a window encoding:
- a CDS encoding phosphopantetheine adenylyltransferase, whose translation MGRTAVGGTFEYLHDGHKHLIKKAFETAGDDILDIGLTSDEMAGQKNRDIPDYPTRKANLLYYLKELNVPESHYQIQMLTDPYGTTLEGDYECIVVSPETYPVALKINELRKANGRPEIKIVRIEYVMADDDIPISSTRIVHGEIDVHGHLKGS comes from the coding sequence ATGGGAAGAACAGCAGTAGGAGGAACCTTCGAGTACCTCCACGACGGACACAAGCACCTGATAAAGAAAGCATTTGAGACTGCCGGAGATGATATCCTGGACATCGGCCTCACATCCGACGAAATGGCTGGCCAGAAGAACCGCGACATCCCCGACTACCCCACCCGCAAAGCCAACCTTCTTTACTACCTCAAGGAACTCAACGTCCCCGAATCCCACTATCAGATCCAGATGCTCACCGACCCCTACGGCACTACCCTGGAAGGCGACTACGAATGTATCGTGGTATCCCCCGAAACCTATCCCGTAGCCCTGAAGATCAACGAGCTCCGAAAGGCCAACGGTAGGCCGGAAATAAAGATCGTCAGGATCGAGTACGTCATGGCCGATGATGATATACCTATTTCTTCCACAAGGATCGTACACGGAGAGATTGATGTACACGGACATTTGAAAGGATCATAG
- the radA gene encoding DNA repair and recombination protein RadA, giving the protein MSEVLLEDLDHVGPATAQKLKDAGFNTVEAIAVASPAELANSAEIGESTAAKIINAARQAADIGGFETGDTVLERRKLVGKLTTGCEEFDEMMGGGIESQSITEMYGEFGCGKTQVAHQLAVNVQLPPEQGGLGGSVVIIDTENTFRPERIEQMVRGLSEKHGIEYDPEEFLKNIHVARAYNSNHQILLVESASELANELKDSEMPVRLLIVDSLTAHFRAEYIGRGTLADRQQKLNKHLHDIQRFGDLFNACVIVTNQVMSKPDAFFGDPTKPIGGHILGHTATFRLYIRKSKGDKRIVKLVDSPNLPDGEAIMSITTEGLGDA; this is encoded by the coding sequence ATGAGTGAAGTTTTATTGGAAGATCTTGATCATGTGGGGCCGGCGACGGCGCAGAAACTTAAGGACGCCGGGTTCAACACGGTCGAGGCCATTGCTGTGGCATCCCCTGCGGAGCTTGCCAACAGTGCGGAGATAGGTGAATCCACCGCCGCGAAGATCATCAATGCGGCCAGGCAGGCTGCTGACATCGGCGGTTTCGAGACCGGAGACACTGTGCTTGAGCGCAGGAAACTTGTGGGCAAGCTGACCACCGGCTGCGAGGAGTTCGACGAGATGATGGGCGGTGGTATTGAGAGCCAGTCCATCACAGAGATGTATGGTGAGTTCGGCTGTGGTAAGACACAGGTCGCCCATCAGCTGGCCGTGAACGTGCAATTGCCTCCGGAGCAGGGCGGGCTGGGCGGTTCTGTTGTTATCATCGATACCGAGAACACCTTCAGGCCTGAGAGGATCGAGCAGATGGTCAGGGGTCTTTCCGAGAAACATGGCATAGAGTACGATCCTGAGGAGTTCCTGAAGAACATCCACGTAGCACGTGCCTATAATTCCAATCACCAGATACTTCTTGTGGAATCTGCTTCTGAACTTGCCAACGAGCTCAAGGATTCCGAGATGCCTGTGAGGCTGCTGATCGTGGACTCTCTCACCGCTCACTTCAGGGCCGAGTACATCGGCAGGGGAACGCTTGCCGACAGGCAGCAGAAGCTCAACAAGCACCTTCATGACATCCAGCGCTTCGGTGACCTGTTTAACGCCTGTGTGATCGTTACCAACCAGGTTATGTCCAAGCCGGATGCCTTCTTCGGGGATCCCACCAAGCCCATCGGTGGGCACATCCTGGGACACACCGCCACCTTCAGGCTGTACATCAGGAAGTCCAAGGGCGACAAGAGGATAGTCAAGCTGGTGGACTCACCCAACCTCCCGGACGGCGAGGCTATCATGTCCATCACCACGGAAGGTCTCGGGGATGCATGA
- a CDS encoding phosphoglycolate phosphatase, which yields MVFKALVVDIDGTITNPDRSLDLRVAKRFRELRVPVVLSTGNPLCYVHAAAKLIGLGGIVIAENGGVISTGFDKPSIIADGMEKCEEAYELLSNYFDLEKLDAAYRKTEVVLRRGMDISQLREIVEDNGMEVEIIDTGYAVHIKDGKINKGTGLHTVAELMGIDTKDFLAIGDSCNDAEMMREAGLGIAVGNADDDARKAASMVTKASFGEGMLEAIEYAFSNGLLE from the coding sequence ATGGTCTTCAAAGCCCTTGTAGTTGATATTGACGGAACTATAACCAATCCTGACAGGTCACTGGACCTCCGGGTCGCGAAGAGATTCCGCGAACTCCGGGTTCCGGTGGTCCTTTCCACAGGAAACCCCCTCTGTTACGTTCACGCTGCTGCAAAGCTCATCGGGCTTGGCGGAATTGTGATCGCGGAGAACGGCGGGGTTATCTCGACCGGTTTTGACAAGCCTTCCATCATAGCTGATGGTATGGAAAAATGTGAGGAAGCGTACGAATTGTTATCTAACTATTTTGATCTTGAGAAACTGGATGCTGCATACCGCAAGACCGAGGTAGTGCTCCGCAGGGGCATGGATATCTCACAGCTCAGGGAGATCGTTGAGGACAATGGCATGGAAGTGGAGATCATTGACACCGGCTATGCTGTCCATATCAAGGATGGCAAGATCAACAAAGGTACAGGACTTCACACAGTGGCCGAACTAATGGGTATTGACACAAAAGATTTCCTGGCCATCGGTGATTCCTGCAATGATGCTGAGATGATGCGCGAGGCAGGCCTGGGTATAGCTGTGGGCAATGCAGATGATGACGCACGTAAGGCGGCATCCATGGTAACGAAAGCCTCATTCGGTGAGGGTATGCTGGAGGCCATCGAATATGCGTTTTCCAATGGCCTGCTTGAATAA
- a CDS encoding PRC-barrel domain-containing protein, protein MAKVFAKNLSNKQVMATDGTELGVLNNIVMDGKTGELEDLIVKPDIGLDTSKYQKDGQYIIVPFESVSAIKDYIVVDKTMAKGLPFDRD, encoded by the coding sequence ATGGCAAAAGTGTTTGCAAAGAACCTGTCCAACAAACAGGTAATGGCTACTGACGGAACCGAACTTGGCGTATTGAACAACATCGTAATGGATGGAAAGACCGGAGAACTGGAAGACCTTATCGTAAAGCCTGATATAGGTCTTGACACTTCCAAATACCAGAAGGACGGCCAGTACATCATTGTACCTTTCGAGTCAGTAAGCGCGATCAAAGATTACATCGTAGTGGACAAGACCATGGCAAAGGGCCTGCCATTCGATCGTGACTGA
- a CDS encoding CDC48 family AAA ATPase translates to MEELQIKVEKAHPIDFGRGIIRLDPSTLLSLQLSPGDIVEIEGKKTTAAKVWRADRQDWGQGIGRIDGFTRQNAGVGIGERVAIRRVEVTPAEKVVLAPPEGITMEFGTNIQAIIKHNILKHPFVEGDVIPITSSMTQPTPGNQAIPLVAIEATPEEGILIITESTEIELRQKPAKGYEDAARGIAYEDIGGLGDEIQRVREMIELPLKHHEIFQRLNIEPPKGVILYGPPGTGKTLIAKAVAGESRANFLYIAGPEIMGRFYGESEERLRKIFEEAAENAPSIIFIDEIDSIAPKRENVTGEVERRVVAQLLTLMDGMEERGQIVVIGATNRVDSIDPALRRPGRFDREIEIGVPDSDDRLEILQIHTRGMPMAEDVDLEYLAEHTQGFVGADLLALVQEASMRSLRRILPEINLDEDEIPEEVLEKLVVNPEDFEDALTEVEPSAMREVLVEVPSIKWDDVGGLDEAKQEIVEAVEWPLKRPDRIMEMGIKAPKGILLYGPPGTGKTLMAQAVANESNANFISIKGPQMLSKFVGESEKAIRETFKKARQVSPCIIFFDEIDSIATTRMADSETGRASQQVVNQLLTELDGLEALKEVVVIAATNRPDMIDPALMRSGRFDRLVLVGNSTMEGRENIFNIHTRNIPLDPEVSISELAAMTEGYVGADIEAVCREAVMLALRENFETDSVKKTHFLAAMSKVKPTVSEDMAEFYGKMQEKLKGSTHKQETSSYMGYM, encoded by the coding sequence ATGGAAGAACTACAGATCAAAGTAGAAAAAGCACATCCAATCGATTTTGGACGTGGAATCATAAGGCTTGATCCGAGCACTTTACTCAGCTTGCAGCTTTCACCAGGGGATATCGTTGAGATCGAGGGAAAGAAAACAACAGCTGCAAAGGTCTGGAGGGCAGACCGACAGGACTGGGGTCAGGGAATTGGTCGAATAGACGGTTTCACCCGACAGAACGCAGGCGTTGGCATAGGAGAGAGGGTCGCTATCAGAAGGGTAGAGGTCACACCTGCAGAGAAGGTCGTGCTTGCACCTCCCGAGGGCATCACAATGGAATTCGGGACCAACATCCAGGCGATCATCAAACACAACATACTGAAACACCCCTTTGTTGAAGGAGATGTCATTCCTATCACAAGCTCTATGACACAGCCGACACCAGGCAACCAGGCCATACCTCTTGTTGCCATCGAGGCTACGCCTGAAGAGGGAATACTTATCATTACGGAAAGCACGGAGATCGAACTCCGCCAGAAACCGGCAAAAGGCTACGAGGACGCTGCGCGCGGAATCGCCTATGAGGACATCGGCGGACTGGGTGACGAGATCCAGAGGGTACGCGAGATGATCGAGCTGCCTCTCAAGCACCATGAGATCTTCCAGAGACTTAATATCGAACCCCCAAAGGGAGTTATACTGTACGGCCCGCCGGGAACCGGTAAGACACTGATCGCAAAGGCGGTTGCTGGGGAATCCAGGGCAAACTTCCTCTACATAGCAGGACCGGAGATCATGGGAAGGTTCTATGGTGAAAGTGAGGAACGCCTGAGGAAGATATTCGAGGAAGCTGCAGAAAACGCACCTTCCATTATATTCATAGATGAGATCGACTCCATCGCACCAAAGCGAGAGAACGTGACCGGAGAAGTGGAGCGCAGGGTGGTCGCCCAGCTGCTCACACTGATGGATGGTATGGAGGAGAGAGGACAGATCGTGGTCATCGGTGCCACCAACCGTGTGGATTCCATCGATCCGGCACTGCGCAGGCCCGGAAGGTTCGACAGAGAGATCGAGATCGGAGTACCTGACAGCGACGACCGCCTGGAGATCCTGCAGATCCATACCCGCGGAATGCCAATGGCAGAGGATGTGGACCTTGAGTACCTTGCAGAGCACACCCAGGGATTCGTGGGTGCGGACCTTCTTGCACTGGTGCAGGAAGCATCCATGCGCTCATTAAGGAGAATACTGCCGGAGATCAACCTCGACGAGGATGAGATCCCTGAAGAAGTACTGGAGAAACTGGTAGTAAACCCTGAGGATTTCGAGGATGCACTCACTGAAGTAGAACCATCCGCAATGAGAGAGGTTCTTGTAGAGGTACCATCCATCAAATGGGACGATGTGGGAGGTCTTGATGAGGCAAAGCAGGAGATCGTGGAAGCCGTTGAATGGCCACTCAAGCGTCCGGACAGGATCATGGAGATGGGCATCAAGGCACCAAAAGGAATACTCCTTTATGGGCCACCGGGAACCGGAAAGACACTGATGGCACAGGCAGTTGCCAACGAATCCAATGCTAACTTCATCAGCATAAAGGGACCGCAGATGCTCTCCAAGTTCGTAGGAGAGTCAGAAAAGGCGATCCGTGAGACCTTCAAGAAGGCAAGGCAGGTCTCACCATGTATCATATTCTTCGATGAGATAGATTCCATTGCGACCACACGTATGGCTGACAGTGAGACCGGCAGGGCGTCCCAGCAGGTGGTCAACCAGCTGCTGACCGAACTTGACGGGCTGGAGGCCCTGAAAGAAGTGGTAGTCATTGCAGCCACCAACAGGCCGGACATGATCGACCCAGCTCTTATGCGCTCAGGAAGGTTCGACAGACTGGTGCTTGTGGGCAATTCCACAATGGAAGGAAGAGAGAACATATTCAACATCCACACACGCAATATCCCGCTGGACCCGGAGGTCAGCATTTCAGAACTTGCAGCGATGACCGAAGGTTATGTGGGCGCGGATATCGAAGCCGTGTGCAGGGAAGCTGTGATGCTTGCACTGCGTGAGAACTTCGAAACGGATTCTGTAAAAAAGACCCATTTCCTTGCAGCAATGAGTAAGGTCAAACCTACTGTCTCAGAGGATATGGCCGAATTCTATGGAAAGATGCAGGAAAAACTTAAGGGCAGCACCCATAAACAAGAAACAAGTTCTTATATGGGATACATGTAA
- a CDS encoding GDP-mannose 4,6-dehydratase, with the protein MRDDVSDLVKNADVVIHTAAQISVARSMQEPLFDAQNNVFGTLNLLEAAREADLERFVYFSSAAVYGNPVEVPISEEHPQDPLSPYGTSKLSGEKYCLMYNQAYGLPTTCIRPFNIYSPRQDPSNPYSGVISKFMERVRNDQNPIAFGDGEQTRDFISVHDIIDMVELVIKKKEAVGEVFNAATGRSTTINELAEIIIELFGKDLNVEHGEPLAGDIMHSLADISKSRKIGFVPKIELKQGLEEFLNV; encoded by the coding sequence ATTCGGGATGATGTTTCAGATCTTGTGAAAAATGCAGATGTTGTTATACACACCGCTGCCCAGATCAGCGTTGCAAGGTCCATGCAGGAACCCCTTTTTGATGCACAGAACAATGTGTTCGGCACGCTTAACCTGCTGGAGGCAGCAAGGGAAGCAGACCTTGAGAGATTCGTCTATTTCAGCTCGGCTGCAGTGTATGGGAACCCCGTGGAAGTGCCAATCAGTGAGGAACATCCGCAGGATCCGCTTTCGCCATACGGGACCAGCAAATTATCAGGTGAGAAATACTGCCTGATGTACAACCAGGCTTACGGATTACCCACCACATGCATCAGGCCTTTCAATATATACAGTCCAAGACAGGACCCTTCAAACCCCTATTCCGGAGTTATCTCAAAGTTCATGGAGAGGGTACGAAATGACCAGAACCCGATAGCCTTTGGAGACGGGGAGCAGACAAGAGATTTCATCTCTGTACATGATATCATTGACATGGTGGAACTTGTCATTAAAAAGAAAGAAGCTGTAGGCGAGGTGTTCAATGCTGCGACAGGCAGGAGCACAACCATCAACGAGCTTGCAGAGATCATTATAGAACTATTTGGCAAGGACCTGAACGTGGAGCACGGGGAACCACTTGCAGGGGATATCATGCACAGTCTTGCGGATATTTCAAAGTCCAGAAAAATTGGTTTTGTACCAAAGATAGAGCTTAAACAGGGGCTGGAAGAATTTTTGAACGTATGA
- a CDS encoding NAD-dependent epimerase/dehydratase family protein yields the protein MENMQRILITGGLGQVGSYLVDRLHEKKEVVILDNYPPQGKMYLKT from the coding sequence ATGGAAAATATGCAAAGGATCCTTATAACCGGCGGTTTGGGTCAGGTTGGCAGCTATCTTGTTGACCGACTTCATGAAAAGAAAGAAGTTGTTATTTTGGATAACTATCCACCACAAGGGAAAATGTACCTGAAGACGTAA
- the nikR gene encoding nickel-responsive transcriptional regulator NikR, with the protein MEQELMRIGVSLPDNLLTKFDSIIERRGYSSRSEGIRDSIRNYINQYEWMSDIRGRRVGTITIIYDHTKRGLSNAIADIQHDYSDLIKSSVHIHLDHDNCLEVVIFDGEGEEVKEMDERLMALKGVKYVKLNTAPPAEKI; encoded by the coding sequence ATGGAACAAGAACTTATGAGAATAGGTGTGTCCCTTCCGGACAATCTCCTGACTAAATTTGATTCAATAATCGAACGCAGAGGATACTCTTCCCGTTCAGAAGGCATCAGGGATTCCATCAGGAACTACATAAACCAGTACGAATGGATGAGCGATATAAGGGGTCGTCGTGTTGGTACCATCACTATAATCTATGACCACACAAAAAGAGGCCTTTCCAACGCCATTGCAGATATACAGCACGATTATTCAGACCTTATAAAGTCATCCGTCCACATACACCTTGACCACGACAACTGCCTCGAAGTAGTGATATTCGATGGAGAAGGCGAGGAAGTAAAGGAAATGGATGAAAGGCTCATGGCACTGAAAGGTGTCAAATACGTAAAGCTCAATACAGCACCACCGGCAGAGAAAATCTGA
- the purC gene encoding phosphoribosylaminoimidazolesuccinocarboxamide synthase gives MKTEELYSGKAKTIYKTDNPDELIAEFRDSLTAFDGKKKSEAEKKGYYNAQISKKIFEMLEEEGIKTHYLGMVSDTDMLVKKVEIVLIEVIPRNIAAGSITRKYPIEEGTVFKEPVLVFDYKSDEYADPMINDDIAVAMGIATREEIDYIRSMAFKINEILKSYFESKGFLLPDFKLEFGRADGEILLADEISCDTCRFWDVETGESMDKDIFRFDKGDLSKAYEEVARRLVPEIF, from the coding sequence ATGAAAACTGAAGAACTTTACTCAGGCAAGGCTAAGACCATATACAAGACCGACAATCCTGATGAGCTCATTGCAGAGTTCAGGGATAGTCTTACCGCTTTTGACGGTAAGAAGAAGAGTGAGGCCGAAAAGAAAGGTTACTACAATGCCCAGATCTCAAAGAAGATCTTCGAGATGCTTGAGGAAGAAGGCATCAAGACCCACTACCTGGGCATGGTATCCGACACAGACATGCTCGTGAAGAAAGTGGAGATAGTTCTCATTGAAGTAATTCCAAGGAACATCGCAGCAGGATCTATCACACGCAAGTATCCGATAGAAGAGGGTACTGTCTTCAAGGAACCGGTCCTTGTCTTCGATTACAAGAGCGATGAGTATGCCGATCCAATGATCAACGATGACATTGCAGTTGCAATGGGCATTGCTACTCGCGAGGAGATCGATTACATACGCAGTATGGCATTCAAGATCAATGAGATCCTCAAGAGCTACTTCGAGAGCAAGGGTTTCCTGCTTCCTGACTTCAAGCTGGAGTTCGGAAGGGCGGATGGTGAGATCTTACTTGCAGACGAGATCTCATGTGACACCTGCAGGTTCTGGGATGTCGAGACCGGAGAGTCCATGGACAAGGACATATTCAGGTTCGACAAGGGTGACCTCTCAAAGGCATATGAGGAGGTCGCACGCCGTCTCGTTCCTGAGATATTTTGA
- a CDS encoding NAD(P)/FAD-dependent oxidoreductase translates to MVKYDVIVVGAGISGLLTALTLSKHGKKVLVLEKMHDVGGNCNSYSVDGYQVDTGPHAITHLAEGPLRRLMDNYFDYQPVFENYGHYYVRTEDRFLKVPSTIKDFVTFDVFPRLDRLAITQSITKALTLSSFGVDLSKQSVYESLPANLSKETYEFADAISYFLSGRSMHETSTQRVLAGSSFVRDSVTQEQFEEFIKEEKVPRPESILQSVLPSNLHTSLHSRINNVSSLGRLATNKVHISQGYPRKGLKSLLNALLYSLPSSVEIKTGCKVERILTKDGKACGVEADDLYKCDLVVYTGFASSLGQLVDDLPTSYGEILDGIVHSKSLTVWLGLDRIMDEFNYMGSEIWFKDTPYWAMPISNYDASLAPKDKQLVGFAFFLDENEDEGKGIKNAYETIYSAIPSIQDHVEMNHDQILVPEKAAVTLDGKFADIRSPVKNLYIAGTDTDKRSMGVTRAAYSVIELLKVLNEDDNLH, encoded by the coding sequence ATAGTGAAATATGATGTTATTGTGGTCGGAGCCGGCATTAGCGGGCTGCTGACCGCACTTACCTTATCCAAGCATGGCAAGAAGGTGCTGGTGCTTGAAAAGATGCATGATGTGGGGGGCAATTGCAACAGCTATTCCGTGGATGGCTATCAGGTGGACACCGGTCCCCACGCTATCACCCATCTTGCAGAAGGCCCTCTCAGGCGCCTGATGGATAACTATTTTGATTACCAGCCGGTCTTTGAGAACTACGGACACTATTATGTAAGGACCGAGGATCGTTTTCTGAAGGTGCCGTCCACAATCAAGGACTTTGTTACCTTTGATGTGTTCCCGAGACTTGACCGTCTTGCCATTACACAGTCCATCACAAAGGCTCTCACACTTTCCTCCTTTGGTGTTGACCTTTCAAAGCAATCAGTCTATGAATCCCTGCCTGCAAACCTGTCAAAGGAGACCTATGAGTTCGCAGATGCGATATCCTATTTCCTGTCAGGTCGCTCCATGCATGAGACCTCTACCCAGAGGGTGCTTGCAGGCAGCAGCTTTGTCAGGGACAGCGTAACCCAGGAGCAGTTCGAGGAGTTCATAAAAGAGGAGAAGGTGCCACGCCCTGAGTCAATTCTTCAGTCTGTACTGCCCTCGAACCTGCACACATCCCTTCACTCAAGGATCAATAACGTTTCCAGTCTTGGAAGGCTTGCCACCAATAAGGTGCACATCTCTCAGGGCTATCCTCGTAAGGGTTTAAAATCATTGCTCAATGCTCTCCTTTATTCTCTTCCTTCATCCGTGGAGATTAAGACCGGATGCAAGGTTGAGCGCATACTCACAAAGGACGGTAAAGCATGCGGTGTAGAAGCGGATGACCTCTATAAGTGTGATCTTGTGGTTTACACCGGTTTTGCATCATCTCTTGGGCAGCTTGTGGATGACCTTCCAACATCATACGGGGAAATTCTGGATGGTATCGTTCACAGCAAAAGCCTAACTGTCTGGCTGGGTCTTGACAGAATTATGGATGAGTTCAACTACATGGGCTCTGAGATCTGGTTCAAGGATACGCCTTACTGGGCCATGCCTATCAGCAACTATGATGCATCGCTTGCTCCCAAGGACAAGCAGCTTGTTGGGTTTGCTTTCTTCCTTGATGAGAACGAGGATGAGGGGAAAGGAATAAAGAATGCTTATGAGACCATCTATAGCGCCATTCCTTCCATACAGGACCATGTGGAAATGAACCATGATCAGATACTTGTGCCCGAGAAGGCGGCTGTGACTCTTGATGGTAAATTTGCAGATATCCGTTCCCCGGTTAAGAACCTGTACATTGCAGGAACGGATACAGATAAGCGTAGCATGGGTGTGACCCGGGCTGCTTACTCTGTAATTGAATTGTTAAAAGTGTTGAACGAGGACGATAATCTGCACTGA
- a CDS encoding TIGR00153 family protein — protein MKKMEYIRSVLDVFARSPFKPLYLHASKGVETVKILDQAVNAYCTNQPLIDELSLQIDNIEHEADIIKQTIRTQLSSSIMLPVKAEDLLNFLKPQDSIADVAQEAAFMLTLRPCDMPEPIRVKLCELSALTLETVQKYEELVDSLSEILETSFSKREIDESLVLVPTIEEMEHRVDLIEKDLLKEIYANEKEIGAVGVLHLIELVRTIADIADKTEHAADRLRTMIIRR, from the coding sequence ATGAAGAAAATGGAATACATACGTTCTGTACTTGACGTGTTCGCAAGATCACCGTTCAAGCCACTTTACCTGCACGCATCCAAGGGAGTGGAAACCGTAAAGATACTGGACCAGGCTGTCAATGCATACTGTACAAATCAACCACTTATTGATGAGCTGAGCCTTCAGATCGACAACATCGAACACGAAGCAGATATCATAAAGCAGACCATCCGGACACAGCTTTCTTCCTCAATCATGCTGCCTGTGAAAGCAGAGGACCTGCTCAATTTCCTCAAGCCACAGGACTCCATTGCAGATGTTGCACAGGAAGCTGCATTCATGCTTACTTTGAGACCCTGCGATATGCCGGAGCCAATCAGAGTAAAGCTCTGTGAGCTATCAGCCCTGACGCTTGAGACCGTGCAAAAATATGAGGAACTAGTCGATTCATTGAGTGAGATCCTTGAGACCTCCTTCAGCAAACGCGAGATTGACGAATCCCTGGTACTTGTACCAACCATTGAAGAGATGGAACACAGAGTTGACCTCATTGAGAAAGATCTGTTAAAAGAGATCTATGCGAATGAAAAAGAGATTGGTGCTGTAGGAGTACTACATCTTATAGAACTTGTGCGTACCATTGCGGATATTGCAGACAAAACAGAGCATGCTGCAGACAGGCTCAGGACAATGATCATCAGACGGTAA
- a CDS encoding inorganic phosphate transporter, producing MIELFNPIVILLVLAGLYMAWNIGANDLANAMGTSVGSGALSLKQVIIVAGVFEFIGAVFFGKRVTSTIAKGIVPIDTIKAIDPNLVAIGMLAAILAAGFWITFATFYNLPVSTTHSIVGSVLGFGIVAAYQNIILLSDINWAVLGKIVGSWLVSPVLGAVLAYLIFSIIRVTILQKVDNPYHIEKKFVYLQVGTACFIAFAHGSNDVANAVGPLYAGLNALNLAEAVVPLWVLVVGGIGMVIGLGTWGYRVIETIGTKITELTPTRGFSAEFATAAVVVFHSYSSLPISTTHTLVGSVIGVGLAGGLAAVDLSVIGKIVMSWVITVPVAALTSALVFVALLGVGL from the coding sequence ATGATAGAACTATTCAATCCAATTGTTATATTATTGGTACTTGCCGGCCTTTACATGGCATGGAACATCGGTGCCAATGACCTTGCAAATGCTATGGGAACATCGGTGGGCAGCGGAGCGCTCTCACTCAAGCAAGTAATTATCGTAGCAGGTGTCTTCGAGTTCATCGGAGCTGTTTTCTTTGGAAAAAGGGTAACTTCCACAATTGCAAAAGGAATTGTACCTATTGACACCATAAAAGCTATCGATCCAAACCTTGTGGCCATCGGAATGCTTGCAGCTATCCTTGCAGCCGGATTCTGGATCACATTTGCCACATTCTACAACCTGCCTGTATCCACAACACATTCAATTGTAGGATCAGTCCTTGGTTTTGGAATTGTTGCCGCATACCAGAACATTATTTTACTCTCAGACATCAACTGGGCTGTGCTGGGAAAGATCGTTGGCAGCTGGCTGGTCTCCCCTGTACTGGGAGCCGTACTTGCATATCTTATATTCTCGATTATCCGGGTAACGATATTGCAAAAAGTGGATAATCCGTATCACATTGAGAAAAAATTCGTGTACCTGCAGGTCGGAACTGCCTGTTTCATTGCATTCGCACACGGATCCAACGATGTTGCAAATGCTGTCGGACCACTCTACGCAGGTCTTAATGCACTTAACCTTGCAGAAGCAGTAGTACCTTTGTGGGTACTTGTTGTCGGTGGTATAGGAATGGTCATCGGACTTGGAACCTGGGGATACCGTGTGATTGAGACTATCGGTACAAAGATTACCGAACTTACACCTACAAGAGGATTTTCAGCTGAATTTGCAACGGCAGCCGTTGTAGTTTTTCACAGTTACAGTTCCCTGCCGATCTCCACCACTCACACCCTTGTGGGCTCTGTGATCGGTGTTGGACTCGCAGGCGGTCTTGCTGCTGTTGACCTTAGTGTTATAGGAAAAATAGTTATGTCATGGGTAATCACAGTGCCTGTTGCAGCACTTACATCGGCACTTGTCTTCGTGGCATTACTGGGGGTTGGATTATGA